DNA sequence from the Thermodesulfobacteriota bacterium genome:
AAGGGGATCCTCTTTACCCTTTCGACGAACCAGTCGGGGTATCCCCTGTGGGCCTGCATGACGGCTTCCCCTCCCTCCCGGAGGTATATGCATATGTTGTTCACGGCGTCCATATTCCGGCTCAGGGCCTCGACGGCGTTCTCCATCACCATCTGGAGGTCGATCGTCTTGTGGACCGCCTGGGTGACGATATTGATCACGGTCTCGTAGCGGTTGAGCTTGGCCAGGTCCTCCAGTGTATTCTTCAGGCGCTCCTCGGTTATGCTCCTGTCGGTCGCGCTCAGCGCAGCCGCCATATACGCGGGAGCGCCCCTGAACGTCCATTCGCTCAGCTTGACCTCCACCGGATAACACGAGCCGTCCTTTCTGTAGTGGAAAGTCGAGTACTCGATTACCTCTTCTTCGCCGTTATCGAGGTTTTTACTCAGATTCGTCAGGCGCTCGGGCGTGAAGTCCCTCATCAGGTCGAGCGGCGTCATGCACGAGAGCTCGTCCGACGAATACCCGAGGTTCTCTCTTGCGGGCTTGTTTACCAGAAGGAATAACAGAGTTGCTTTGTCGAACAGGTATATTTCCGTCTGCACGAAATCCAGCAAACGGTTTATGTCCTCAAAGGATTGTTCGCGCTCCGAGATTAAATCGAAAAGCTTTTGTCCCGAATAACCTTCTGCCCTGATAGCGGTAGCTCCTCTGTGTCTTTCAGGCTTCTCGGCGGGGAGCGGTGTGCGAGGGTTTTAACGTGTAGTTTCTGGTGCGGATGCCTCCCCCGTTTAAATATACATCCGATTCAACGGAAGGGGCCGGAATTAATTACATAAACATGATGATTGTATATGCGTGTAAAGGGTTATCGGCTCTGCCGCTCGCGCGCGGAGCTGCGGCATGCCCCCCCGGGGCGCGGCGGCTTCGGGCGGGTATTACGGGCTGGTGCGCATAGGGTGTGTAATTTTTATTGTTTATGGCGGGTTCTGTAGCTCCCGCCTTTCTTTGTTTTCTTCGAGGACTTCATGCCGTACATATTCCTGTCGGCTATGTCCACGAGCTCTTCTGGCGTGAGCTTGCTCCCGAGCGTGTACTCGGCGATGCCGTAGCTGAACTCTATGCCGTAAGGCCTGGCGCTCCTCGCGTTCCTGGCATGGACGGCGTCCCGGATCCTGTTTACGACCGACTTGCTACCTTCGAGAGAGGTCTCCTGGAGTATGAGCAGTATCTCGTCTCCCCCGAGCCTGCACATTACGTCCGATTCCCTGAGCGCGCGCTTGAGCAGGTTGACGAAGGTGATTATGACCCTGTCCCCCTCCTTATGGCCGAAGCTGTCGTTCACGAGCTTCAGGTTGTCGATGTCTATATAGCAGACAGTGAAGCTGCAGCCGTGCCTCTCGCAGAACTTCATTTGCCTGTGGACGGACTCGAGCCCCGCCTTCCTGTTCAGTATCCCGGTCATGGGGTCTGTAACCGAGAACCTCTTCGTCTCGAGCTCGGCGAGCTTCCTCCTCGTTATGTCCGTATGCGAGATCACGGCTCCCGTGACCCTCCCGCCGGACCTCATCGGCGTGACGGACAGGAGGAACCATTTCTTGTCCTGGCCCTTGTGGGAAGGGTATTCCATCGTGAACCTGTCCTTTTTCCCTCCGAGCACCGATACTATATTCTTAAGCAGGCGGAGCGACCTCTCGCTCTCGGCCGAGTGCTTCTTCAGCATCTTGAGATAGTCTGTCCCCGGCTCTGGCCTCCCCGCCGCGCCCCCGCCGTTCTTCCCCTTCCATGCGGTCCATGAGCGGTTGGCCGCGACAAGCAGCCCTGAAGCGTCCAGCACCCCGATGTGCTCGGGAAGCGAATCGAGCACCGCAAGCACGGTCTCGAACTGTGCTTTAGCTAATACAGCGTCCTTATTACGTTCTTTCTTTAACATGGCTCTGTAAACATATCCGTTCTGTATCCTGTCCGCTATTCCGTCGAGAATGGTCATTTTCCGGGGTCCCTCGATTTACAGATAGCTCCGGACGCATTCGCGTACGGGGCTTAATGTATATCTACGCAGTCCGCGGCCCTTTCGGATGACTGTTAATAAATATACGTTTTTTGCGCGCGAGGTGGGGTTTCTCCCGGCGCGGACAGAGGTTCTCCTGATATTACGACCAGTTCGGGGAGGGGGCGGGGTTGCCCGCCGTTTACCCGGGTCGGGCTAATTTACCCCCTTCTTGTATTTCTTCGACATCTTCATCTTGTACATATTCCTGTCGGCTATGTCCACGAGCTCTTCGGCCGTGAGCTTGCTCCCGAGCGTGTACTCGGCGAGGCCGTAGCTGAATTCGAGCTTCCACTGTATGCGTGCCTTCTCGTTCCTCCTGGCTATAAGCTCGGCGATCCTGTCAAGCACGGGCTTGGTCTCCCCGGCGGGCGTATCCGTGAGCACGATAATTATTTCGTCTCCCCCGAGCCTGCACATCGCATCCGTTTCCCTGAGCACGTTCTTCATCAGCTTCACTGCCGCGCGTATCGTCCTGTCCCCCTCCCTGTGCCCGTAGTTATCGTTTACGTATTTCAGGTTGTCGAGGTCTATGAAGCACACGGTCAGGCTCCGTTTCCTCCTCCTCGCTGCCTTTATCTGTTTCCGTATGTATTCGAGCCCCGCCTTCCTGTTGAGGATGCCCGTCATGGGGTCTATGACCGCGAGTCTCCTGGTTTCGAGCTCGGCGAGCTTCCTGCGCGTTATGTCCGAGTGGGAAACGACCGCGCCCGAGGTCATACCGCCCTTTTTCAGCTGGGTCACCGAGAGCCTGAACCACCTCTTTTGATCGGGGAGATGGCACGGGTATTCGATCGAGAATCTCTCCCTGTCGCCCGTGATAACCGAGCCGATGGCCCGGGACGCCTTGGCGAACCTCGTTTCCTTGCCGAAAGCCTCCCTGAACGCCCTCGGATAATTCTCCCCTACCGAAGCGCGGTCGAGCGGGTCTCCGCCGTTCCCGGAGGCGAAATTCATCCAGGCGCTGTTCACCGAAACAATGATTCCCCTGGCGTTGAGCACGGCCAGGTTCTCCGTGAGGGAATCGAGCACGGACTGTGCGGTGTGCGGTCCGAGCTTTTTCAAAATCCTTCTCGCAGAGGTCTCTTTCGTGAGCATTTTAGACCTGTATTTATATAATGCGCCGGAACGTAACAATCCGGCCATACGTGAGTTATCCGATGCACGTATCCGGTTAGTCGTTTGCTGACGGCTTATGGTTCAAATTATACGGCTGTTCCGGATGGTATGGTTATTTAAAATAACGGGTTTTCAGGAATGTGTGTTATCACCCACGGAAGGATGTTAAGGTTATCTATGAGACAGGGAGGCTTTATTGCATCGTCTCACAGGTTGGTTCAGCGCGGCTGTGTGCGCTCGTTATGACCGGGACGCGCCGTCCGGCGTTTTCGTCGTTTCGGACTTTCTGTGCTTCTCTGCCTCTCCGGTCATGGGCACGAACATCACGGGCGCTACCCTCTCCTCGTCGAAGCCTTCCTTCGTTTTCGTGAGCAGCAGCAGCTCCTGCCCGTCGTCAGCTACCGGTATCACCATCCTGCCCCCTTCCCTGAGCTGGGCCTTGAGGGGCTCGGGTATCTCTTCGGGGGCGGCCGTCACTATGACGGCGTCGTACGGGGCGTGCTCCTCCCACCCGAGGTATCCGTCCCCGGTCTTGAAATGCACGTTCGAATAACCGAGACCGTTGATCACGCTCCTCGCGAAAAGCGAGAGCGGCTCGAGTATCTCGACCGTATAGACCTCGGCCCCCATCTCGGCGAGGACCGCAGCCTGATACCCCGAGCCCGTGCCTATCTCGAGCACTTTCCGGCCTTTCCCGGGGCGGATAAGCTCCGTCATGTACGCCACTATGTAAGGCTGGGAGATCGTCTGCCCCATGCCTATGGGCAGAGGCGTATCGCTGTATGCAAGGTCCATAAGGTGCTCGGGCACGAACTTGTGCCTGGGCACCGCCCTCATCGCCCTCAGCACCTCGGGCGTTGATATGTCCCTCTGCGCCATCTGCTCCTCGACCATGTCGAGGCGCCTCTGCCTGTATACGTTCTCTGTGTCGGTGGAATTCACGGCTCCCGCCAGGATGAGGAAGGACGAAAGCATCACGATAATCAACACCAGCTCCAAAGTCCGGCTCCTTTAAAGATGGAATTTAAACCGGAACATCCCTCTCTCGATATATGCATGAGCAATTATGGTGCCAGATGGTCCCGTATAAGTCCTTGGGCGAATTAAACAACAAAAACGGGTTAAATGAATGCAAGCCTTTAAGGCACGTGAAGCCTCGCGTGCTTAATTTCAGGGCACGGAGGTGAGATTAAAGGGCAATTCCCCCTGAAATGCGCGTATTTTCGTCCCCCCTCCCGTCGGGCGGAACCCGCGGGACCCTGAAGATGCCGCTGTCCGGTTATGCGACATCGGACGGAAGACCGCGTCCCGTTTTTGTCCTGTCTTTGCGAGGGACGGTTCTGAACGTGTGCAAGAACCGGTCGCTATCGGCCTATTGCAAGTACGCTCATGAATTTAAACACAAGGGTCACACGAGCCAAATTACGTAGTAAGCGACCGCGGCAATCTCATGAATAAAGCGAGATCCAGGGTTGTTTCAGCATCTCGTTTTCCCGACATTCACAAACGATTTCGAGCAACAATTCCGACAAATCGGAGGAATTAGTCGATGTTGGCTGACAGCGGATAAGCATCTTCATCGAAGTTATGCCCTCAGTTAAACCAAATTTAGGGGGATTTTCTTTTCTGTCATTCCCGACGCCGATCGGGAATCTCGTCTTTACATTTGTCATCCTAAACCACGTCCTGAACCATGTCCCGGACGTGATCCGGGATCGTTTCAGGAAAGGAAAAGAAGAAAACAGTCCCGGCGGGCGGGTCTACTATCCTTCGTTATGGTAATATTTTTCTCTCCCCTGCTTTTTCCCGGGGAAGGACGCACCATGGGAAGCAACATAGTCGTCGGCCCTCTTCCGAGGCCGCTCCCGCGCGAGCTTATGGTAGAGGCGGCGGAGAGGAAGGGCCCGGGCCACCCGGACACTCTCTGCGATTACATTACGGAGGGGATATCGAGGGCACTGTCTGAATATTACGTTTCCGAGTTCGGCTGCGTCATGCACCATAACGTCGACAAGGCTCTACTCGTCGGGGGCTCGGCCGAGCCCGCGTTCGGAGGGGGGAGGGTGGTGAAGCCTATCGAGGTGATAATAGCCGGGCGGGCGATTAAAAACAGGGGAGGCAAGGCGCTGCCCGTGGACGAGATATCCGCCGAGGCTGCGCGGGGAGTCCTAGCGAATACCGTCAGGCACCTCGACCCTGTGAGGGACGTCTCGATAAACGTCATGATCAGGCCCGGGAGCAGGGACCTCATCGATCTCTTCGAGAGGTTCGGAAAGGGGGAGGTGCCTTTATCGAACGATACGTCGTTCGGGGTAGGTTTTTACCCGCTCGACAGGCTCGAAAGGACTGTATACGAGGCCGAAAGGTTCCTGAACGCCACCGAAACCAGGAAGGATTATCCCTTCATAGGCGAGGACGTGAAGATAATGGGGATAAGGAGAGGGGAGGGGATCTCCCTCACGGCCGCGATAGCAATGGTCGACAGGTACGTTTCCTCTGTCGCCGACTACGCGCTTAAGCTCGGGGAAGTGAAACAGGCGCTCCTGGCTGAGGACTGGGCCGGGGGTGTCGAGCTCGCCGTCAATACGGCGGACGACTACGAGAGGGGGAGCGTGTATATAACGGTCACCG
Encoded proteins:
- a CDS encoding diguanylate cyclase, whose product is MTILDGIADRIQNGYVYRAMLKKERNKDAVLAKAQFETVLAVLDSLPEHIGVLDASGLLVAANRSWTAWKGKNGGGAAGRPEPGTDYLKMLKKHSAESERSLRLLKNIVSVLGGKKDRFTMEYPSHKGQDKKWFLLSVTPMRSGGRVTGAVISHTDITRRKLAELETKRFSVTDPMTGILNRKAGLESVHRQMKFCERHGCSFTVCYIDIDNLKLVNDSFGHKEGDRVIITFVNLLKRALRESDVMCRLGGDEILLILQETSLEGSKSVVNRIRDAVHARNARSARPYGIEFSYGIAEYTLGSKLTPEELVDIADRNMYGMKSSKKTKKGGSYRTRHKQ
- a CDS encoding diguanylate cyclase, which translates into the protein MAGLLRSGALYKYRSKMLTKETSARRILKKLGPHTAQSVLDSLTENLAVLNARGIIVSVNSAWMNFASGNGGDPLDRASVGENYPRAFREAFGKETRFAKASRAIGSVITGDRERFSIEYPCHLPDQKRWFRLSVTQLKKGGMTSGAVVSHSDITRRKLAELETRRLAVIDPMTGILNRKAGLEYIRKQIKAARRRKRSLTVCFIDLDNLKYVNDNYGHREGDRTIRAAVKLMKNVLRETDAMCRLGGDEIIIVLTDTPAGETKPVLDRIAELIARRNEKARIQWKLEFSYGLAEYTLGSKLTAEELVDIADRNMYKMKMSKKYKKGVN
- a CDS encoding protein-L-isoaspartate(D-aspartate) O-methyltransferase, with the translated sequence MLIIVMLSSFLILAGAVNSTDTENVYRQRRLDMVEEQMAQRDISTPEVLRAMRAVPRHKFVPEHLMDLAYSDTPLPIGMGQTISQPYIVAYMTELIRPGKGRKVLEIGTGSGYQAAVLAEMGAEVYTVEILEPLSLFARSVINGLGYSNVHFKTGDGYLGWEEHAPYDAVIVTAAPEEIPEPLKAQLREGGRMVIPVADDGQELLLLTKTKEGFDEERVAPVMFVPMTGEAEKHRKSETTKTPDGASRS
- a CDS encoding methionine adenosyltransferase, translated to MGSNIVVGPLPRPLPRELMVEAAERKGPGHPDTLCDYITEGISRALSEYYVSEFGCVMHHNVDKALLVGGSAEPAFGGGRVVKPIEVIIAGRAIKNRGGKALPVDEISAEAARGVLANTVRHLDPVRDVSINVMIRPGSRDLIDLFERFGKGEVPLSNDTSFGVGFYPLDRLERTVYEAERFLNATETRKDYPFIGEDVKIMGIRRGEGISLTAAIAMVDRYVSSVADYALKLGEVKQALLAEDWAGGVELAVNTADDYERGSVYITVTGTSAEQGDDGQVGRGNRVNGLITPYRPMTLEAAAGKNPVSHVGKLYNLFAGDLCREIVESGLAEEASAFLVSRIGKPVNEPQVLDIKVSPGDADFKSIGNTASAMLADMPGMWKRIIAGQYGIA